Proteins encoded within one genomic window of Anastrepha ludens isolate Willacy chromosome 4, idAnaLude1.1, whole genome shotgun sequence:
- the LOC128861888 gene encoding uncharacterized protein LOC128861888 gives MEVCSYKTSNESFQYQDPTIVSSVNNLYIYIYIIGAEHFGSSPGVYAIYLVQHKETDIIKDIRKILAKMFSLHIIDVIVITLNIQGEGFSVYSFEVFSEKHCRNVKPVVVNHFIAGHFNESDLFPNKLKNFHNCPIRVISKNVPPFFSHQKQNADGPIIFKGVEAKLLETIAEHLQFRIESYIAESCTNGDVYLNGTMTGPYYLLDNNEVDILMGYFFCTAQRVLFFEESFSYFSSAMVVIVKHHAPKPNLIWMLDPFKLNTWLALLTMTTAASILMYVARLRYHHGNWLDIIGSIFGEPRVVLTTNNLTRLCIALWYSSLVILSSVYQAKLFDSYNQPEPNVPRTLNDLQENNFTFLVRKHADMKNWLPDLKWPQSRVRFINSSEHNLVFEKLKDSTGNVATLSTVAQIQYFEHKHELRNAFDQVPETVRLCEICAYFQHHSYLVKPFNNAILMIRSSGLISRWYGKDIAGASGMWNTQPKSTPKQLDMEKFTMVFFLFTCGQLLAFIVFILEMISGKVKCQK, from the exons ATGGAGGTTTGCTCATATAAGACAAGCAATgaatcttttcaatatcaag aTCCGACGATAGTTTCCTCCGTAAATAATT tatatatatacatatatataattggcgcg GAGCATTTCGGCAGCAGTCCAGGTGTTTATGCCATCTACTTGGTACAGCATAAGGAGACAGACATTATCAAAGATATTCGAAAGATTCTAGCAAAAATGTTTTCGCTCCATATTATCGACGTAATAGTTATAACGCTTAACATCCAAGGTGAAGGCTTTTCGGTATATTCTTTCGAGGTTTTTAGCGAAAAACACTGTCGCAATGTGAAACCAGTTGTGGTAAACCATTTTATTGCTGGACATTTCAACGAATCTGACCTAtttccaaacaaattaaaaaattttcacaattgtCCTATACGGGTTATATCAAAAAATGTGCCGCCATTTTTTTCACATCAGAAACAAAACGCTGACGGTCCCATTATATTCAAGGGCGTGGAAGCTAAACTATTGGAGACAATCGCTGAACATTTGCAATTTCGAATAGAATCATATATAGCGGAATCTTGTACGAACGGTGATGTTTACCTAAATGGCACCATGACAGGTCCATATTATCTATTGGATAATAATGAAGTTGACATACTAATGGGATACTTTTTCTGCACTGCACAACGTGTTCTCTTTTTTGAGGAGagtttttcgtatttttcttcTGCCATGGTTGTCATTGTGAAGCACCATGCACCCAAACCAAATCTTATCTGGATGCTTGATCCTTTTAAACTGAATACATGGTTAGCTCTACTGACAATGACTACAGCCGCATCTATTCTCATGTATGTTGCACGTCTACGTTATCACCACGGCAATTGGTTAGACATTATTGGCAGCATATTCGGAGAGCCACGCGTTGTATtaacaacaaataatttgaCTCGCTTGTGTATTGCACTTTGGTATAGCAGTTTAGTGATCCTAAGCAGCGTTTACCAAGCTAAATTATTTGACTCATATAACCAACCGGAACCCAATGTGCCGCGCACCTTAAATGACTTACAGGAGAATAACTTTACGTTCTTAGTGCGGAAGCATGCGGACATGAAAAACTGGCTGCCTGACCTTAAATGGCCTCAAAGTCGTGTACGGTTTATCAATTCGTCGGAACACAATCTTGTATTTGAGAAATTAAAAGATTCTACCGGCAATGTGGCTACTTTAAGTACTGTTGCGCAAATTCAATACTTTGAACACAAACACGAATTGCGGAATGCTTTTGACCAAGTTCCCGAAACTGTACGGCTATGCGAGATTTGTGCATACTTTCAGCATCATTCGTATTTAGTCAAACCTTTCAACAATGCCATATTGATGATACGTAGTAGTGGACTTATTTCGAGGTGGTACGGAAAAGATATTGCTGGTGCAAGCGGAATGTGGAATACGCAACCTAAAAGCACTCCCAAGCAACTGGATATGGAAAAATTTACAatggttttttttctattcacaTGCGGACAATTGCTGGCTTTTATTGTATTCATTCTGGAAATGATAAGTGGCAAAgtcaaatgtcaaaaataa
- the LOC128859981 gene encoding proton-coupled amino acid transporter-like protein pathetic isoform X1: MVNIADSGGKQAPQEMEQFLPGDGTTKYKIQPRKDVEQALASSDFDPFAARKVPNPTTDNETLTHLLKASLGTGILSMPIAFMYSGIVLGIFATIFTAFICTHCSYVLVKCAHKLYYKSRRTQMSFAEVAEVAFQNGPKWARGFAPVAKFSILFGLFLTYFGTCSVYTVIVAKNFEQVMGHWLGYQVSLRLLISALLIPLILLSWIPNLKYLAPVSMVANIFMGLGLGITFYYLVSDLPPVTTREFAKVSTLPAFFAITIFAMEAIGVVMPLENNMEKPRHFLGICGVLSQGMSGVTLIYMALGFLGYLRYGTSTEESITLNLPVHEWPAQAVKVLIALAVYCTFGLQFYVCLEIVWDSIKDRCTKRPVLVNYVMRTVLVTAAVVLAVSVPTIAPFMGLIGAFCFSILGLIFPVLIELITHWDTGFGAFNWILWKNVVIGFCGIAALIFGSMSAINDIMKIYTTTDAASESST, translated from the exons ATGGTTAACATAGCG GACAGCGGTGGTAAACAAGCTCCACAAGAAATGGAACAATTCCTGCCCGGCGATGGCACTACAAA atataAAATTCAGCCCCGTAAAGATGTCGAACAGGCGCTGGCGTCTTCAGATTTCGATCCCTTTGCGGCTCGCAAGGTGCCAAATCCAACAAC tgATAACGAAACACTCACGCATTTGCTGAAGGCCTCTTTGGGCACTGGCATCCTGTCCATGCCTATCGCGTTCATGTACTCGGGCATTGTGCTTGGCATTTTTGCTACCATCTTCACAGCATTCATCTGTACACACTGCAGTTATGTGCTG GTGAAATGCGCACACAAACTCTACTACAAGTCGCGTCGCACGCAGATGAGCTTCGCCGAAGTTGCTGAGGTGGCTTTTCAGAATGGGCCAAAATGGGCACGTGGCTTTGCGCCTGTCGccaaattttccatacttttcgGACTCTTTTTGACCTATTTCGGTACCTGTTCCGTGTACACAGTAATCGTGGCCAAGAACTTCGAACAG GTCATGGGCCACTGGTTGGGTTATCAGGTTTCACTTCGCCTACTCATCTCGGCATTGCTGATTCCATTAATTCTACTCTCGTGGATACCAAATCTGAAGTATCTTGCCCCCGTCTCCATGGTGGCTAATATTTTCATGGGCCTTGGATTGGGCATAACCTTCTATTATTTAGTTAGTGATTTACCGCCAGTGACGACGAGGGAGTTCGCGAAAGTCTCCACACTGCCAGCTTTCTTTGCCATCACCATATTCGCTATGGAGGCAATCGGTGTTGTAATGCCGCTGGAGAATAACATGGAAAAACCGCGCCATTTCCTCGGCATCTGCGGTGTACTAAGTCAGGGCATGTCTGGTGTTACTTTGATCTACATGGCGCTCGGCTTCCTCGGCTACCTACGTTATGGTACAAGTACAGAAGAGAGTATTACACTGAATCTACCGGTGCATGAATG gccTGCGCAAGCTGTCAAAGTGCTGATCGCCTTGGCTGTGTACTGTACATTCGGTCTGCAATTCTATGTATGCCTTGAGATTGTTTGGGACAGTATCAAGGATAGATGCACAAAACGTCCCGTACTTGTAAATTATGTTATGAG AACCGTACTCGTCACCGCCGCCGTTGTATTGGCCGTTTCAGTGCCTACTATTGCCCCGTTCATGGGGCTAATCGGTGCCTTCTGCTTTTCCATACTAGGACTTATATTCCCT GTACTGATTGAGCTCATCACACATTGGGATACCGGCTTTGGTGCTTTTAATTGGATTCTGTGGAAAAATGTGGTCATTGGATTTTGCGGTATCGCAGCACTTATTTTTGGTTCTATGAGTGCAATAAACGACATTATGAAAATATACACAACAACGGATGCAGCAAGCGAAAGCAGCACATAG
- the LOC128859981 gene encoding proton-coupled amino acid transporter-like protein pathetic isoform X2: protein MCDTKKAEVPTLEQRYKIQPRKDVEQALASSDFDPFAARKVPNPTTDNETLTHLLKASLGTGILSMPIAFMYSGIVLGIFATIFTAFICTHCSYVLVKCAHKLYYKSRRTQMSFAEVAEVAFQNGPKWARGFAPVAKFSILFGLFLTYFGTCSVYTVIVAKNFEQVMGHWLGYQVSLRLLISALLIPLILLSWIPNLKYLAPVSMVANIFMGLGLGITFYYLVSDLPPVTTREFAKVSTLPAFFAITIFAMEAIGVVMPLENNMEKPRHFLGICGVLSQGMSGVTLIYMALGFLGYLRYGTSTEESITLNLPVHEWPAQAVKVLIALAVYCTFGLQFYVCLEIVWDSIKDRCTKRPVLVNYVMRTVLVTAAVVLAVSVPTIAPFMGLIGAFCFSILGLIFPVLIELITHWDTGFGAFNWILWKNVVIGFCGIAALIFGSMSAINDIMKIYTTTDAASESST, encoded by the exons atgtgtgacaCGAAAAAAGCGGAAGTACCAACGCTTGAGCAGAG atataAAATTCAGCCCCGTAAAGATGTCGAACAGGCGCTGGCGTCTTCAGATTTCGATCCCTTTGCGGCTCGCAAGGTGCCAAATCCAACAAC tgATAACGAAACACTCACGCATTTGCTGAAGGCCTCTTTGGGCACTGGCATCCTGTCCATGCCTATCGCGTTCATGTACTCGGGCATTGTGCTTGGCATTTTTGCTACCATCTTCACAGCATTCATCTGTACACACTGCAGTTATGTGCTG GTGAAATGCGCACACAAACTCTACTACAAGTCGCGTCGCACGCAGATGAGCTTCGCCGAAGTTGCTGAGGTGGCTTTTCAGAATGGGCCAAAATGGGCACGTGGCTTTGCGCCTGTCGccaaattttccatacttttcgGACTCTTTTTGACCTATTTCGGTACCTGTTCCGTGTACACAGTAATCGTGGCCAAGAACTTCGAACAG GTCATGGGCCACTGGTTGGGTTATCAGGTTTCACTTCGCCTACTCATCTCGGCATTGCTGATTCCATTAATTCTACTCTCGTGGATACCAAATCTGAAGTATCTTGCCCCCGTCTCCATGGTGGCTAATATTTTCATGGGCCTTGGATTGGGCATAACCTTCTATTATTTAGTTAGTGATTTACCGCCAGTGACGACGAGGGAGTTCGCGAAAGTCTCCACACTGCCAGCTTTCTTTGCCATCACCATATTCGCTATGGAGGCAATCGGTGTTGTAATGCCGCTGGAGAATAACATGGAAAAACCGCGCCATTTCCTCGGCATCTGCGGTGTACTAAGTCAGGGCATGTCTGGTGTTACTTTGATCTACATGGCGCTCGGCTTCCTCGGCTACCTACGTTATGGTACAAGTACAGAAGAGAGTATTACACTGAATCTACCGGTGCATGAATG gccTGCGCAAGCTGTCAAAGTGCTGATCGCCTTGGCTGTGTACTGTACATTCGGTCTGCAATTCTATGTATGCCTTGAGATTGTTTGGGACAGTATCAAGGATAGATGCACAAAACGTCCCGTACTTGTAAATTATGTTATGAG AACCGTACTCGTCACCGCCGCCGTTGTATTGGCCGTTTCAGTGCCTACTATTGCCCCGTTCATGGGGCTAATCGGTGCCTTCTGCTTTTCCATACTAGGACTTATATTCCCT GTACTGATTGAGCTCATCACACATTGGGATACCGGCTTTGGTGCTTTTAATTGGATTCTGTGGAAAAATGTGGTCATTGGATTTTGCGGTATCGCAGCACTTATTTTTGGTTCTATGAGTGCAATAAACGACATTATGAAAATATACACAACAACGGATGCAGCAAGCGAAAGCAGCACATAG